A genomic region of Drosophila kikkawai strain 14028-0561.14 chromosome X, DkikHiC1v2, whole genome shotgun sequence contains the following coding sequences:
- the Cdc50 gene encoding cell cycle control protein 50A isoform X2: protein MSTQHAENEEIPAQKSKRPSDSAFKQQRLPAWQPVLTARTVLPTFFVIGVLFIPIGVVLLHLSNTANEHIIDYTWCGNGNVNCSDYLEKNPGGQCNCAINFTLPKDFNGVVYMYYGLTNYYQNHRRYVKSRDDEQLLGHLSQTPSSDCTPFAIDPDTNKPIAPCGAIANSLFNDSLSLSHAGSDIKLLKTGIAWPSDKRVKFRNPEGNLNVSLQDFAKPLFWQKGLADLDPENPENNGFQNEDLIVWMRTAALPSFRKLYRRLDQTEATYAKGLKAGDYTLNVKYQYPVVSFDGTKRMILSTTSVLGGKNPFLGIAYIVVGAICITLGLALLFIHVRCSRSNMEMINVNPHTQYS, encoded by the exons ATGTCCACGCAGCATGCGGAGAACGAGGAGATTCCAGCGCAGAAGTCCAAGCGACCTTCAG ATTCGGCCTTCAAACAGCAACGCCTGCCCGCCTGGCAGCCCGTACTCACCGCTCGCACAGTCCTGCCCACGTTCTTTGTGATCGGAGTGCTCTTCATACCCATCGGAGTCGTCCTGCTGCACCTGTCGAATACGGCCAATGAGCATATCATCGACTACACCTGgtgcggaaacggaaacgtcAACTGTTCTGATTATTTGGAGAAGAACCCGGGTGGCCAGTGTAACTGCGCGATAAACTTTACCCTTCCCAAGGATTTCAAT GGCGTGGTGTACATGTACTATGGCCTGACCAACTACTACCAGAACCATCGGCGTTATGTGAAGTCGCGCGACGACGAGCAGCTGCTGGGCCACCTATCGCAGACGCCCAGCTCGGACTGCACACCCTTTGCCATCGATCCGGACACCAATAAGCCGATTGCTCCCTGTGGCGCCATTGCCAACTCGCTGTTCAATG ACTCGCTTTCTTTGTCGCATGCTGGCTCTGACATCAAGCTGCTCAAGACGGGCATTGCGTGGCCTTCAGATAAGCGGGTAAAATTCCGCAATCCGGAGGGCAACCTTAACGTTTCCCTCCAGGACTTTGCAAAGCCCTTGTTCTGGCAGAAAGGCCTGGCCGATCTGGATCCCGAGAATCCGGAGAACAATGGATTCCAAAATGAGGATCTGATTGTATGGATGCGAACCGCCGCTTTGCCGAGCTTTAGGAAGCTCTATCGTCGGCTGGACCAAACGGAAGCCACCTATGCCAAGGGTCTCAAGGCCGGTGATTATACGCTGAACGTCAAGTATC aATATCCGGTTGTCTCGTTTGATGGCACCAAGCGCATGATCCTGTCCACTACCTCTGTGCTAGGTGGCAAGAATCCTTTTCTGGGTATCGCCTACATTGTGGTTGGCGCCATTTGCATCACGTTGGGCCTGGCCCTGCTCTTTATTCATGTGCGCTGCAGTCGTAG
- the Cdc50 gene encoding cell cycle control protein 50A isoform X1 yields the protein MSTQHAENEEIPAQKSKRPSDSAFKQQRLPAWQPVLTARTVLPTFFVIGVLFIPIGVVLLHLSNTANEHIIDYTWCGNGNVNCSDYLEKNPGGQCNCAINFTLPKDFNGVVYMYYGLTNYYQNHRRYVKSRDDEQLLGHLSQTPSSDCTPFAIDPDTNKPIAPCGAIANSLFNDSLSLSHAGSDIKLLKTGIAWPSDKRVKFRNPEGNLNVSLQDFAKPLFWQKGLADLDPENPENNGFQNEDLIVWMRTAALPSFRKLYRRLDQTEATYAKGLKAGDYTLNVKYQYPVVSFDGTKRMILSTTSVLGGKNPFLGIAYIVVGAICITLGLALLFIHVRCSRSSNMEMINVNPHTQYS from the exons ATGTCCACGCAGCATGCGGAGAACGAGGAGATTCCAGCGCAGAAGTCCAAGCGACCTTCAG ATTCGGCCTTCAAACAGCAACGCCTGCCCGCCTGGCAGCCCGTACTCACCGCTCGCACAGTCCTGCCCACGTTCTTTGTGATCGGAGTGCTCTTCATACCCATCGGAGTCGTCCTGCTGCACCTGTCGAATACGGCCAATGAGCATATCATCGACTACACCTGgtgcggaaacggaaacgtcAACTGTTCTGATTATTTGGAGAAGAACCCGGGTGGCCAGTGTAACTGCGCGATAAACTTTACCCTTCCCAAGGATTTCAAT GGCGTGGTGTACATGTACTATGGCCTGACCAACTACTACCAGAACCATCGGCGTTATGTGAAGTCGCGCGACGACGAGCAGCTGCTGGGCCACCTATCGCAGACGCCCAGCTCGGACTGCACACCCTTTGCCATCGATCCGGACACCAATAAGCCGATTGCTCCCTGTGGCGCCATTGCCAACTCGCTGTTCAATG ACTCGCTTTCTTTGTCGCATGCTGGCTCTGACATCAAGCTGCTCAAGACGGGCATTGCGTGGCCTTCAGATAAGCGGGTAAAATTCCGCAATCCGGAGGGCAACCTTAACGTTTCCCTCCAGGACTTTGCAAAGCCCTTGTTCTGGCAGAAAGGCCTGGCCGATCTGGATCCCGAGAATCCGGAGAACAATGGATTCCAAAATGAGGATCTGATTGTATGGATGCGAACCGCCGCTTTGCCGAGCTTTAGGAAGCTCTATCGTCGGCTGGACCAAACGGAAGCCACCTATGCCAAGGGTCTCAAGGCCGGTGATTATACGCTGAACGTCAAGTATC aATATCCGGTTGTCTCGTTTGATGGCACCAAGCGCATGATCCTGTCCACTACCTCTGTGCTAGGTGGCAAGAATCCTTTTCTGGGTATCGCCTACATTGTGGTTGGCGCCATTTGCATCACGTTGGGCCTGGCCCTGCTCTTTATTCATGTGCGCTGCAGTCGTAG